The following are encoded together in the Vigna unguiculata cultivar IT97K-499-35 chromosome 2, ASM411807v1, whole genome shotgun sequence genome:
- the LOC114174178 gene encoding UPF0183 protein At3g51130 isoform X1, which translates to MQRRRRCEGTAMGAIVLDLRPGLGIGPFILGMPICEAFAQIEQQPNIYDVVHVKYFDEEPLKLDIVISFPDHGFHLRFDPWSQRLRLIEIFDVKRLQMRYSTSLIGGPATLATFVAVYALFGPTYPGIFDKDRGIYTLFYPGLSFAFPIPSQFTDCCHDGGVELPLEFPDGTTPVTCRVSIYDSSSGKKVGVGSLMDKASAPPLPIGSIYMEEVHVKLREELYFTVGSQHIPFGASPQDVWTELGRPCGIHQKQVDQMGIHSASDLRPRTTLCGDYFYNYFTRGLDILFDGKTHKIKKFVLHSNFPGHADFNSYIKCNFVIYGADSAGGSFEEVNNSKQRVITPSTKWEQVKEILGDCGRAAIQTQGSATNPFGSTFVYGYQNIAFEVMKNDYIATITLFQS; encoded by the exons ATGCAGAGACGACGCCGTTGCGAGGGCACAGCCATGGGAGCCATCGTTCTCGATCTCCGACCCGGTCTCGGCATCGGACCCTTCATTTTAG GTATGCCCATTTGCGAAGCATTTGCTCAGATAGAGCAGCAGCCAAATATATATGACGTGGTGCATGTGAAGTATTTTGATGAG GAACCTCTGAAGTTAGATATTGTGATTAGCTTTCCCGATCACGGCTTCCATCTTCGTTTCGACCCGTGGTCTCAG AGACTGCGGCTGATTGAAATATTTGATGTAAAGCGACTTCAGATGCGCTATTCTACTTCATTAATAGG GGGACCGGCAACTTTAGCTACTTTTGTTGCTGTATATGCACTGTTTGGACCTACATATCCCGGAATTTTTGACAAGGATAGAGGCATTTACACCCTATTCTATCCG GGTCTTTCTTTTGCCTTTCCTATTCCAAGTCAATTTACAGACTGCTGTCATGATGGTGGAG TGGAATTGCCGTTGGAGTTTCCTGATGGAACCACACCGGTCACCTGCCGTGTTTCTATATATGACAGCTCCTCTGGTAAGAAGGTCGGTGTGGGGTCTTTAATGGATAAGGCTTCTGCTCCACCATTACCGATTGGAAGCATTTATATGGAAGAGGTCCATGTGAAG CTGCGAGAAGAATTATATTTCACAGTTGGCTCTCAACACATTCCGTTTGGTGCATCTCCTCAG GATGTTTGGACGGAGCTTGGGCGTCCTTGTGGAATTCATCAAAAGCAG GTGGATCAGATGGGTATTCATTCTGCCTCTGATCTTCGACCTAGGACAACTTTATGTGGAGATTACTTCTATAATTATTTCACTCGTGGTCTGGACATCTTATTTGATGGAAAG ACCCACAAAATCAAGAAGTTTGTTTTGCATTCCAACTTCCCCGGTCATGCGGATTTCAATTCTTATATTAAGTGCAACTTTGTTATCTATGGAGCAGATT CAGCTGGGGGATCTTTCGAGGAAGTAAATAACAGCAAACAAAGGGTTATTACACCTAGCACCAAATGGGAGCAAGTGAAG GAAATACTTGGGGATTGTGGACGAGCTGCCATTCAAACCCAAGGCTCTGCAACTAACCCGTTTGGTTCTACATTTGTGTATGGTTATCAAAATATTGCCTTTGAG GTGATGAAGAATGATTATATTGCAACAATAACTCTCTTCCAATCATGA
- the LOC114174178 gene encoding UPF0183 protein At3g51130 isoform X2 — protein sequence MQRRRRCEGTAMGAIVLDLRPGLGIGPFILGMPICEAFAQIEQQPNIYDVVHVKYFDEEPLKLDIVISFPDHGFHLRFDPWSQRLRLIEIFDVKRLQMRYSTSLIGGPATLATFVAVYALFGPTYPGIFDKDRGIYTLFYPGLSFAFPIPSQFTDCCHDGGVELPLEFPDGTTPVTCRVSIYDSSSGKKVGVGSLMDKASAPPLPIGSIYMEEVHVKLREELYFTVGSQHIPFGASPQDVWTELGRPCGIHQKQVDQMGIHSASDLRPRTTLCGDYFYNYFTRGLDILFDGKTHKIKKFVLHSNFPGHADFNSYIKCNFVIYGADSGGSFEEVNNSKQRVITPSTKWEQVKEILGDCGRAAIQTQGSATNPFGSTFVYGYQNIAFEVMKNDYIATITLFQS from the exons ATGCAGAGACGACGCCGTTGCGAGGGCACAGCCATGGGAGCCATCGTTCTCGATCTCCGACCCGGTCTCGGCATCGGACCCTTCATTTTAG GTATGCCCATTTGCGAAGCATTTGCTCAGATAGAGCAGCAGCCAAATATATATGACGTGGTGCATGTGAAGTATTTTGATGAG GAACCTCTGAAGTTAGATATTGTGATTAGCTTTCCCGATCACGGCTTCCATCTTCGTTTCGACCCGTGGTCTCAG AGACTGCGGCTGATTGAAATATTTGATGTAAAGCGACTTCAGATGCGCTATTCTACTTCATTAATAGG GGGACCGGCAACTTTAGCTACTTTTGTTGCTGTATATGCACTGTTTGGACCTACATATCCCGGAATTTTTGACAAGGATAGAGGCATTTACACCCTATTCTATCCG GGTCTTTCTTTTGCCTTTCCTATTCCAAGTCAATTTACAGACTGCTGTCATGATGGTGGAG TGGAATTGCCGTTGGAGTTTCCTGATGGAACCACACCGGTCACCTGCCGTGTTTCTATATATGACAGCTCCTCTGGTAAGAAGGTCGGTGTGGGGTCTTTAATGGATAAGGCTTCTGCTCCACCATTACCGATTGGAAGCATTTATATGGAAGAGGTCCATGTGAAG CTGCGAGAAGAATTATATTTCACAGTTGGCTCTCAACACATTCCGTTTGGTGCATCTCCTCAG GATGTTTGGACGGAGCTTGGGCGTCCTTGTGGAATTCATCAAAAGCAG GTGGATCAGATGGGTATTCATTCTGCCTCTGATCTTCGACCTAGGACAACTTTATGTGGAGATTACTTCTATAATTATTTCACTCGTGGTCTGGACATCTTATTTGATGGAAAG ACCCACAAAATCAAGAAGTTTGTTTTGCATTCCAACTTCCCCGGTCATGCGGATTTCAATTCTTATATTAAGTGCAACTTTGTTATCTATGGAGCAGATT CTGGGGGATCTTTCGAGGAAGTAAATAACAGCAAACAAAGGGTTATTACACCTAGCACCAAATGGGAGCAAGTGAAG GAAATACTTGGGGATTGTGGACGAGCTGCCATTCAAACCCAAGGCTCTGCAACTAACCCGTTTGGTTCTACATTTGTGTATGGTTATCAAAATATTGCCTTTGAG GTGATGAAGAATGATTATATTGCAACAATAACTCTCTTCCAATCATGA